TACACACCCAAGATAAAAAAGTCCTCTAAAGTAGTTTAGAGAAGTAGTTTAGAGAAACTGTTTCGCCCTGACGAGCCTTTGTCATTCCGACTTGTTCGGAATCCTTCTCCTCCCCTGTCATTGCGAGGGCTTTGCCCGAAGCAATCTCAGCCTGTCATTCTGAATCCTGTCCTGAACTTGTTTCATGGATTATTTCAGAATCTCTTGAGACCCGGAATTAAGTTCAGGGTGACAAAAATGGGGTTTTTAGACAGGCTCCACATCCCATATTTTGATTTGGCAAGAATAGGACATTTCTAATTTGGCTTGATGAGGCAATTCGGTTTCTTGACTTATACCGGCTAATCTGCTTTAATAGACTCAGTACGGGTGCCCTTCGGGGCGTGATAGGGAATCCCGTTAGAGTCGGGAGCGGGCCCGCCGCTGTAACCGGGGACGAAACTCCTACCGGCCACTGTCCTGTGTGGATGGGAAGGCAGGGGAAGTAGAACGAGCCGGAAGCCAGAAGACCTGCCTGTACGCCATGCAATGCGCATGGCTGGTTGCTGGAGCACTGTGCTCCGGCGAAACCGGGCGGACTTTTTCAGAAAAAGTTCCGCTTCGGCAGCCTCCGCGTGGAAAACAGAGGACGGGGATCAAGTAAATCAGGGTGCAGTCCCCGGCGGCAGAAATGCCGCCGGGGACTTTTTATTTGGAGGCGAAAGAGTTAGATTGGATGCGAAAGAGTTAGATCTGTCGGGCGGGGCTTTAATGGTGCAGGGCACATGCTCGGGGGCTGGAAAGAGCCTCCTTGTGGCAGGGCTCGCGCGGATACTGGCCGACGAGGGCATAAGCGTTGCCCCCTTCAAGTCCCAGAACATGTCCCTTAACTCCTTCATCACCTCCGAGGGCGCCGAAATCGGCAGGGCGCAGGCCCTTCAGGCCGAGGCTGCAAGGATAGAACCCACCTCTGACATGAACCCGATACTTCTTAAGGCCACGGGCGAAAGCGGTTGCCAGGTCGTCATAGGCGGCAGGGTACATTCGAACATGACCGCAAGGGAGTACTACACCTTCAGGGACAAGGCATGGAAGTACGTCGAGGCAGCATACGCGAGGCTCAGCAGCAGGTACGACCTCATACTTATAGAGGGCGCTGGGAGCCCCGCAGAGATAAACCTCCGGGAGGAGGAGATAGTCAACATGCGGGTGGCAAGGCATGCCCGTTGCCCGGTGCTCCTTGTGGGCGACATAGAAAGGGGTGGGGTCTTCGCCTCGTTCTACGGCACAGTGGGCCTCCTGGACGGCGACGCTGAATACATCAAGGGCTTCGTGATAAATAAGTTCCGGGGCGACAAGGACATACTCACCCCTGGGATAGACTTTGTCCGGGAGAAGACAGGAATTCCGGTGGTGGGCGTGATTCCATATATAAGCGGGGTGGGACTCGACGAAGAGGACGGCCTTTCGCTCTCGACCATCGGATGTTCCCCCGGGGGGCAGAGCATCAGGGTCGTTGCGGTCAGGCTGAACCGCATCTCAAACTTCACGGACCTCGCCCCCTTCAGATATGAGCCGGATGTAGAACTGATAATATCGAACAACCGGAGCGACATCGAAAACGCCGACATCCTCGTGATCCCGGGCTCAAAAAATACCGTAAGTGACCTCGTAGCCCTTAACGAAAGCGGCGTGGCCCGGAATATCAGGAACGCGGCGGCTAAGGGCATGCCTGTCGTTGGCCTATGCGGCGGGTACCAGATGCTCGGAAGGAGGATCTCTGATCCTCTGGGTGTTGAGGTCCCGAAGGGAGAGATGGAGGGGCTTGGCCTCCTTGATGTAGAGACCGAGCTTCAGGGCGAGAAGATTACGTCGCAGACCATTGCCGAGACTTCCCTTTTCGGCTGCGGCGATAAGCTTCGCGGCTACGAGATACACATGGGCAGGACGACCGGGGACACGGGGTTATTCAAATTCCGCCGCCTGCTATCGGGCGAGTCCGTTGGCGACGGCTCGATGAAGGGC
This sequence is a window from Nitrospirota bacterium. Protein-coding genes within it:
- a CDS encoding cobyric acid synthase, with product MDAKELDLSGGALMVQGTCSGAGKSLLVAGLARILADEGISVAPFKSQNMSLNSFITSEGAEIGRAQALQAEAARIEPTSDMNPILLKATGESGCQVVIGGRVHSNMTAREYYTFRDKAWKYVEAAYARLSSRYDLILIEGAGSPAEINLREEEIVNMRVARHARCPVLLVGDIERGGVFASFYGTVGLLDGDAEYIKGFVINKFRGDKDILTPGIDFVREKTGIPVVGVIPYISGVGLDEEDGLSLSTIGCSPGGQSIRVVAVRLNRISNFTDLAPFRYEPDVELIISNNRSDIENADILVIPGSKNTVSDLVALNESGVARNIRNAAAKGMPVVGLCGGYQMLGRRISDPLGVEVPKGEMEGLGLLDVETELQGEKITSQTIAETSLFGCGDKLRGYEIHMGRTTGDTGLFKFRRLLSGESVGDGSMKGNVWGTYLHGIFDNDGFRAAVLNEIRSKKGMPLPNEQVEYSMIREENLNRWAACLRKHIDMDFIWGLLC